The following coding sequences are from one Leptolyngbya sp. NIES-3755 window:
- a CDS encoding cytochrome c oxidase subunit III (similar to AA sequence:cyanobase_aa:LBDG_20750): MTAERSIAESVEANIREDQAHEAAENSKFGFIVFLLSESVIFLSFFVGYSVFKTSTTDWYPPGVTGLDTKDPQINTLVLVSSSFVIYVAERYLHDKKLWGFRVFLLATMAMGGYFLYGQAIEWSNLSFGVTSGTFGGLFYLLTGFHGLHVLSGILLQLVMFGRSFIPGNYDSGYFGVEATSLFWHFVDVIWIILYVLIYVWQ; encoded by the coding sequence ATGACCGCAGAACGTTCGATCGCTGAATCAGTCGAAGCCAACATTCGCGAAGATCAAGCACATGAAGCTGCTGAAAATAGTAAGTTCGGCTTCATTGTATTCCTGCTGTCTGAGAGTGTGATTTTCCTGAGCTTTTTTGTGGGTTACAGCGTCTTCAAAACGAGCACGACTGATTGGTATCCGCCTGGAGTCACAGGTCTAGACACGAAAGACCCGCAGATCAACACATTAGTGCTGGTTTCAAGTAGCTTTGTCATTTATGTCGCTGAACGATACTTGCACGATAAAAAGCTCTGGGGCTTTCGTGTGTTTCTTCTGGCAACAATGGCAATGGGTGGTTACTTCCTGTATGGTCAAGCGATCGAATGGAGTAATCTGAGCTTCGGAGTCACCTCTGGTACATTTGGTGGATTGTTTTATCTATTGACGGGATTTCACGGCTTGCACGTTCTCTCAGGAATCTTGCTGCAATTGGTGATGTTTGGTCGATCGTTTATTCCTGGTAACTATGATAGTGGTTACTTCGGAGTTGAAGCGACATCATTGTTCTGGCACTTTGTCGATGTTATCTGGATTATCTTGTACGTTCTAATCTACGTTTGGCAGTAG